The DNA sequence AACCTTGTCTTGTTTGGACATGTATTTCTCCTTAATCATTTGCTTCTGATTCAGAAACACAGAAAGGCATTTATTAATGTGGAAAGGGAAAATTCCCACAGCCAACTAATGGTTGACATACTCAAAGAAAATTTTCTCTAGGGCTTATATAGAAATTAAGATACCAAAAGGCCAAAACTGTTTTATGAGATTACCAGCAGAGGGttaatttcagatttttctaTATATCCCAAACTTGTAGTGCAGCACCTCCTTAACGGAAAGGCAAGGACCTTACTGAAGTTAGTCTTGATAGAACATGAACTCTCTTCCATGTGCAAACCTTTTCACGAAGGTGTTTTAAAGGTTAGTATTGAATATTACATTGTTCCttgcttaaataaaaaaaattttgtaaatgaaacctaaatttaaaaaaagtaaaagtgaacTCTTACAGACAAACTCAACACCAAGGCCCGAATCAACAAGATAGTTATGAAAATACTACTTTGGCAATGGTGTTTACTGAATAGGGCTAATGAAATTACAATACATACTTTGGAGGAAAATCTCTCCCCCAATGTCTGATGCTGCCAAATGAGGTTTTaatagaagaaagaaggaaaaaagaattatcaTCAATTCCAGAAAGTTCAGGAAATACTAGATTATCAGACAAACTGAATAGAAAACGGCTTTCTGTAACATAACAATTtagttagaaataagaaaaagataagtgCATCACCATACCACTAAACCGATCTATTTCTGTGTCACATTTAACTTGTGAGTCATCAAAGTGCAATCTACAGCTCTCTACATTATCTTTAAAGTTTCCCATTGCAATGGTTTAAAgtcaacattaaaaaagaaaacacatagcAAATTATGCTTCATCTTTCACAATAGCACTAAAGAAGAAAAGGTACCTTTCTATGATTATCTTAGTGCTAAATGCTAAAGTAACAGTGGTTTCTGCTATGACAGGAGTCACTCTGCATGAAACTTTAAGCTTTCCatataagaataaattttaaaattgagaagtagaaaaaaatagcaaactctGTAAACCTTTGCATTTCTTCTATGCAAACCAGGTTTTAAGTACGGAGTTCATGTTAGTATTTCCAATTAGTGTAAGCAATTAGTTGAGGAGCCTGGACTAAAGGGGCCTTTTGCTTTTATATTAACTTAAAAGTAATATGGGATCTTCTAGCTCATAAAAAGGAATAGAGCTGGCTTGACTCTCTCCAGAATCTGAGTCATATGGAGCATCAGGGAGCTCTGTGAAACCGTCCGCTAGTTGTTCATCTTCTATATCTGATCGAACATAGCAGGAAGGGTTAGCATATTCCTCATCTTCTATACTGTTGAAATCCTGAGGAATATATAACATCCCTGGGTAGTTCCTACTAACCAAGTCACTTGtggtttttagggagattttcctAAATGCCATCAGATGCATATGTGAAAATTTTGAATACTTGAAGCGTTTAAAGCCCAGGGATTCTATAGCAATTTTCCAGCTTTTCATCATCATAGCATGACGGTTCTGATGGGAGGAATCAGGTGTGATGATAAGTAATAAACCATTTAACACTAACAGTTCATGGGCCTTCTTGCAGCAAATCCATCGCTGGTAAGGTGATGGAAAATAAGAGAGGAGTAGAGAGAAAACCACCACATGGAAAAGTTCTCCAGGAAGAGAATCTATAGGATTTTTTAGCTGTTTCAAAAAAGCATCTATAGCATCCTGTGCAAGCTGGAGTGGCTGCTGAAGCTGTAAATTCAGGAAGTCGCATTTATAAACACTctgcagaaagaaaaacaaggcatATTAGGAATTTCAAGATTACTTCTACTTTAATACATAGATTTTACAGGTAATTATTTCACAACATTTTTATGTAAGCCCAGCTCTGATTATGCATCTTTTCCTTCTAAATTACTAAGCTTGCACAGACTTATTCAATGTATCCTTTCTCACAAAAATCTGACTGATTAAGCCCAGAgaatttctagttattttaaaaaaatgtatatttctaataacctgaaattaaaagtaattcttaagttgtatttaaaaaatcataaaggtttatatgaattttaatttGGGTAAGAAGTTACAGGAgtgactttttttgagacagagtttcactctgtctccctgggtagagtgcttggtgtcacagctcacagcaacttcaaacacttgggtttaagcaattctcctgcctcagcttcccaagtagctggggctacaggtgctcaccacaatgcccagctagtttttttcacttttggtagagtaaaagtagctcttgctcagactagtctcgaactcctgagctcaagcaattcaggAGTGACTTATTTATAAAGCTTACTcatatttacattcattttaatatttatagttaTAAACAATAAGCTATTATAGAAATAACTCTGAATAAGAATTACTATGAAATAAAGATGTAAAGAGGCATTATAAAATTTGTACTAGTAAAATTGATGCCAAAGATTTTTAAGGTCATTTACATCAACtttaaccatttaaaaagtaattctacttttattttattacaaagttAATCCCTGGTTTGAAACAAACTAAATTTAATTAACTTAGACAAATAACCATGGGAAACATTACAACTAAAGGAATAAACATTACATAAATGGCTAAATAGTTCAACTATGGAAACTGTCCAGAAATaggaaaacagttttaaaattagataGTTACCCTTATCATAAAGCAAGTTATTGTTTACCAAAGATATGAGCTAACAGCCGCTAACTCTTGTTAGTGGACAAGCTGATCACACGATCATCTGACTATCaggaaaaaagacagataattttCTATTACCAGAAAAAAGATTCTTGTTTTTCAtcatcttccttttgctttttttttttttttaaagatagttttattGAAGGATAACTGACACAATAGCATATTTAAAGTGTATACTTTGGTAAGTTTTGACACTTATAAAACCACTGCCACATCAAGTTAAGGAACAGATCCACACTCCTCAATTTGCCTCATGCCACCTATGCTTAAGGGATCCCTTCTTCTCACCCTCCCTGCTCTTCCCCTGCCACCCGGCAACCACTGATGTGATTTCTGTCACTGTAATTTGAATTtcctagaatttcatataaatggaataatacagtACAGAATGTACTCTTATTCtgcctggtttctttcactttgaATAATCATTTTGAGATgcgtttttttttaatggcaggaATTAATAGTTTATTCCTTTAATTGCTGACCAGTATCCCAATGTAAAGAATATATCATAGTTGGTTTACTCAGACATCTGTTTCTGTATACCTGAGTTGTTTCTAGTGTTTGGCTATTACAATTTAAGCTGCTGTGAATACTCTTGTTCAAGTCCTTGAATGGACAGCATTCAATCTTTCTCGGGTAAGTATCTTGGGTGGTGGTATCAtatagtacatatatatttaacttaTAAAGAAACTCTTAAACTGTTTTCAAAAGCAGTTATACAGCCTTACATTACCTCCAGTAGTATACGAGAGTACTAGTTTTTCTAAATCCTTATCAAGTCTTGGTACAGCCAGTCTTTCCCATTTTAGTAATCTTAACAGGTGCACAGAAGTCTatcatgattttgatttgcattttcctaataagTAGTAATGTTTATCTTTTCAgatttatttgccatccaaatatCTTCTATGTTACagtgtctgttcaaatcttttgctccTTTCAATATAATTGGattgctttacatttttaaacattgctattattgagttttgagagttcttcaCACATTTTTGGACACTAGTTCTTTATCAGATAATACTTGTAGGATTTTCTCTCAGTATAATGTGgcttactttttcattcttttaacagtGTCTTTTGAAGAGCTGAAGTTTTTGACTTGATAAAGACCAATTTATTAACTTGTTCTTTTGTATATCTTGCTTTCAAAGTCATGTGTAATAAATCTTTTCCTGTACCAAGGTCAAAGATTGTCTTCAATGTTTTTCTtccagaagttttatagttttaggttttcCAATCAGGCCTATGATCCACCTGAGCtcgttttttttttatatggggTATGGCACAgtccaggttctttttttttttttgaaatgaatattcatagctatttcaacatttgttgaaaagatgatCCTTTCCATTTTGGGTGCAAATCAGTCACCTATAAGTTTGGCCTATTTGCTCTGAAACATACTTTGTCTGATTTTAATATAGCTATAccaacttttcttttctccatcttcttgCTTTCACTCCGTATTTTTATAATTGAAGTGCATTTCTTATAGGCAACATGTATTTGGGTCTTGCTCTCTCCCTGACACctgacaatctctgccttttagaTGGGATATTTAGATCCTTTCTATTTAAGGTGATTACTGATAtccttgaattttaaatttacaatCTTGCTATTTAGTTCTTACTTGTACTGGATCATTGCTctctatttccattttcctgtcaTCTTTTGGATTGAGTTTTTcatgattctattttatttcctttgttggcTTATTAGCtgtttataacttttattttggtGGCTGCTTTAGGACTTATAGCACATATCTTTAACTTATCATAATCTACCTTCAAGTGATATTATATCACTTAATGTATAAGAATCTTAAAATAGTATGCAGTTGTTCCTCAGTATTTGGGTTATTGGTTCTAGGAACCATCACGGATATCAAAATCTGTAGatactcaagtcccttatataaaatggcatggcATTTGCATATAACCTTTGTGTACTctcttgtatatttttaatcattttagatcacttataatacctaatataataGAAATTCTATGTAAATAATTGTTTCACTGTATTACTTctattatttgttaattatttttcacatatttttgacCTGTGGTTGATTAAATACATGGATGTAGAATCCACTGATACAGACAGCCAATTGTATTTCCAATTCTCTCATTTCTTCCTATTTAGTACTCTTAATCaaacattttagttttaattaaatttagCTGTATTATACctccctttattattatttttgtttaaatggttgtattagtttgctaggactgctgtaacaaagtgCCATGAATTAGAtggcttaagcaacagaaatttattttctcaaagttctgaagtctagaagtctgagatcaagattTTAGAAGAATTGTTTCCTTCTGAAGGCTGTGAGGGAGAACTtttgttccttggcttgtggatGTATCACCCAAATCCTAGCTTTCATCTTCACATGACATCCTACCTATATGCTTGTTTCTAAGTCCAAATTTCtccttatatataatataataaaacctGTGTAGTTACTACGTCCAgtactctttatttcttttttttctttttttaagagacagagtctcactttatcacccttgccACAGCaaattccaactcctgggcttaggcgattctcttgcctcaggctcccgaatagttgggactacaggcacctgccaaaacaccggctatttttttgttgcagtttggctggggctgggttcgaacctgccacccttggtacatgtggctggtaccctatcactgagccacaggcgctgcccagtactcttcatttctttgtgtagatCAGTATTTCCACCTGGCTAAACCACTTccttaacatttcttaaaatgtaagtTTGCTAATACTGAATTATTTCAGCTTTTGTGTATCTGAAAAAAACCTTTATTTcacctttgttttttaaaagatatttttgctaCGTATGAAATTCTAGgtgacaatatttttatttcagcactttaatgtatctttttaaaatttctggctGTTTTTAAGACTTTACCACTGGTTTCAGAAGTTTAATTATGGTGTTCCTTGGTATAATTTTCTGTATGTTTCTTGTGTATAGAGTATGTTCAGCTTCTTGGATTTGtgggtttatagctttcatcAAATCTGGAAAATTTTTgaccattattttttcaaattgacCCCCTTTTTGtgagattttaattatatttagcTGTTTGAAATTGTATCACTGATCCTCTcctgctttaaaaattttctatgtCTCACTTTGGGTAGTTTCTTTTGCTGTATCATCAATTTAAGTTTTCTTCTACGAATATCTAATATGCATTAATCACATCCAGTATGTGTTCCATATCACTCATTGTAGTATCCATCTCTGGTAGCTCCATTTGGGTATTTGAAGCAAGTCTCAATTTTGTATACAGttgtaatattccattttatttcttaaagataaattaaaacttcaCTTAAGCATGAAACATAGTAAAGTGCACAATCGTAATTGTGTAGGTCAAAAGATTTTCCTAAATTGGACAATATTCCTATTTTAACATCCTTTTAATTTCAATATCTGTGCCAGTTTGAGGTTTGTCTTTACTGATTTATCTCCTCACTGTGGGTCCTATTTTGTTGCATCTTTGTATggttggtaatttcttttttggatgCCAGACATGGTGAATTTTACCTTGGTGAGGGCTAGATAGCTATGGATTGTTGTAAATATTCTTAAGCTTTGTTCTGGGATGTACTTAAgacacctgggtgaagggctcaattataacttggactttacctaacaaatgcaaacaacgtaacctaatttTATGAACACTTATATTaatgtgaaacaaaaaaaaaaaacacctagagACAGTGTGATCTTTTTGGgtcttattttaaagatttgataGGTGGAATTAGAGCAGTGTTCAGTATAAGGCTAATTATTCTTCACAATTAAGGCAAGACCCTTCTGTATACTGAATTCAATGCCTGTGAATTTTGGTACCTTCTCCTGTCTCATGTAGTTTTTTCGTATGCGGATGCTGACCAGTATTTAACTGAGTACTCAAACCTCTGTGGTCCATAGAAGTTTTCCGTCTACACAGCTTTCTCATTTTTGAAACTGTATCCTACAGACTCTATCTATCTTGGTCACCCAGGACTTTCAGTTTGGATTTGTCTCTCTGTGATACATCCTGGAAAAATCTTTCAAGGCAATACACTAGGGCCcatctcatttgttttttatatcTCAGGGCCCACTCTTCCTTCGTTATCTGACGCACAATGTCAAAATTAGTTAATGTATTTTGCCACAAGTCTCCATTATTCCATCTTGCCACAAGAGTTACTCTCTTCACtctgttttataattataatagttACATGGTTCTGGAACTGTGAAAGTCTGATTCTACCACTGAACTTAAGTATAGCTGTCCTTATGCCTTCCCTAATGACTATACATTTGAAAGATTATAGCCTTATCTACAAACAgattcaatattaaaaaaataatactgaagCTTCAGATTTAGATCAAATGGTCATCATGTCTCAGCAGTCCTCAAAAAACATCTTTACATCTTTAATGTGTATCTtaagaaagaatggaagagaatCCGGGCCTGAAGTCCCTTCCACTTTAAAACTATAGCTTCTGATGGCACAGAAATTCTCTTTAGTGATAAGCTAAGAATGGCAAATATTTGTCCATCTTCAGGAAGTAGAGTTAACAGTAAAGCTTTTGCCACTTTCTTGTTCCACAATGTTCCTCATACAGATTCAATCTAGACAGTCACGTTCATCAAAATGATacataattaaagaaaagatCCATATAAAGGGTGAATCTTCATCAGGAACTTGTCAGCAATAACAGCTATGTTTTTCTTTAGCACTTACTATGCTAGGGGTTTGAAATACTTTTGTTCAAGAAAACATTATAACATCCTATGAAACTGGTCCATTAATAACCtcctattataaaaataagaaaactgaggatcagagacTTTTAGCAGATGGTGATGAAGAGATTCAAACCTAGGTTAAAGGTAAGATTCCATATTTCTATTTAAGGCACTCTTCTAGGTGGTGGGAATATAGCAGCAGTAGGATGAAAAAAATCCCCATTCAAGTAGTTCATGCTCTAATCCATATTCTCTTTATAACATTAAAAATGcaacttatatatttattttgcatcTTGAATTATATCAAAAGTAAAATGGCAAACATTATAAATTCATgttatctaatttaaaaaaacaaatcttttctgacatgagtaaataaaaaatatacctgCCCTGAAGTCATCTTATCTTCAAAAAATACCTATAACATAAACTCTTATCATATATTATtaatagtaagaaaaaagaaaatttaagctgATAAGGTGATCCTGCTTCATTGAATTAAAGTGATAGAGCAACAATAACTGACTACTGGAATGTTCTCAAAGGGAAGGATCATATCTGTCACTTACAGACGTGGACCTATAATGTACCAGGCCAAGTGGTAGCTGGATGCTTATTCTTGTAACTCTTTTATAAAGATAGAGGAAACAATTTATGTAAAGTCAAATAGTTTCACCCTTCAAAGTACCAAGCTGGATGTAATCAAATTTTGGTTGACTCCAAATTCTTGCCTCTTTCCACCGTTTCATAATGGCTTTACCCCTCACAGTAAAATTCAGAAAGAGattcattaaaaaacaataaaccaAATGGAACACAATATAGAGCCCAAGCACTGCAGTTATGTGGAAATCTTCGTATCTTTGTAAACTACTAAAGTTTCTTGACAGCAATGACTTTACTATCTTGTAGTTCTAGAAGATTATGACTATTTAGATGATAAACaaggaacaaaacaaagaaaataaaggacaaataTGGTATTGGTCATATCAATATTAACTAAATGTTCAAATTTTCACAATCTGTAGATTTAGTTTTGAATAGAAATAATCTCTTAACTGGTTAGTACACAGAAATCAGTTTCTATTTTAGGAATGCAAAGAAAATGCCTTTCCTTtgcaaatatacatttaaaatattccagtCTGAAAACAAAACTATGCATACCTCTACAGCAGGTACAATGTCTATGCCAACAGTTAGAAATTCTTCAAACTTCAGAAATGGATTAAAGCAGCTGCCGACATCAAGTAATCTGATCTTTCCTGAGGTTTGTAGCAACCTAAAACagacattttatattataaaaggcaaactgaaaataaagtgtaaataaaatatttgaggaTAAAAATGATGcagattattgattttttaatttttggtcttGTGATCcctttacacatttaaaaattactgaaacaGCTTTCATTTATATGGGGGTCTATCTGTTAACAATTACCatatttgaagttaaaaaagtgttaaaatgttgatttatttataaaataataaacctaTTGTATGTTAACAGAAAAGAtaacttttaaacaaaaaatagcaaacttaaaaagtaaaaagggaggcctgttttagaaatatatatatattttaaatctctttaatATCTAGTTTATACAATAATAAATTCTAATATCTGCTTTTGTATTCAGACTGTTATGCTAAAGACTGGAgcataaaaaaacaaatgagaatctaaaatgatatttaataCAGTATACTCCTAGATAGTCATTCTGATCCTTAGTTGGGTTATGGTTAAGAACAAGAGTTTAGAATCAGAGAGACTGAGATCAAAACCTGATTCTGTCCCTGAATGTGTAGTATGGGGATAATACTGGTACCTAAAGAGGTCCCCcccagaattaaatgagataatacatttaaTGCTTGATCCAAAGTATGGTACATGGTAAGTAATCAAAAAGTGGTGGATACTGTTGTTTACTATTTTCATATTATAGATGAAATTTTTGTGGTTCATCTACTAATAACCTTTCTTAGTATGTAAAAGCAGAATTTGCCTCATACTAAATTCTTTAGCACTGATTCTAGTAAACTGAGTAGCAACAAATTCCTgacagtctttttaaaatatatgcatcttataaattgaattttttaactGAAGTATTCTAAGTCATTCAATTTAATACTATCCGAAAAATAACCAATTCATAAGTTGTCATCACCAATAACTTAACCATATCATGGATTAGCTTAATAATTGAtcaatttttaataatacatGGTGTCCATTTCAAATTCTTTGGTTCTGCTCCtgaatttatttgcataaaacatAGATGTACAGTTTAAAGAATATCACACAGTGAACATTCATGTAATTACCCCCTCGTCAATAAAATAATGCCTGCACCTGGATGGCATGACTGTTCCTGTTGCTATCACCCACACCTTTCCATAATGGCAGTCACTACCCTTATTTTAAGGATAATCATTTTCTTGATTTCCATTTAGAGTCTTAATTACCTATAACAGAATACTTAAATAATACAGTTTAGTAAATAAACTACACATTTGCTCTTCTTGACTTACTCCTTTCCACTAATACTATGTTTGTGAGAGATGTGTGTGCTTCTATAATTCACTTTCATTGCTATATAATACTACACTTAACACATCCTATTGGGACTTTGAGTAGTGTGGCACCAAGTCTAAAGATCatttgggaagaattaacatccTTACACTATTAAAGCTTTTTAAATCTATGGTCACAGCATAGTTAactatttatttaggtttttttttggtctccaaaatacttttattattttctctaaaaagGTCTCACACATCTTTTGTTGCATTTATATTCCTTGGTATCTCATAGTTTTTGATGCTATTACTAATGTTATCTTTTTTCCCCATGGCAAAAATTTACTGTTATTTTTcaagtttcattttttatagttgattatAAAATGTAATTGCTTTTTGCATATAGTAGTCCCCAGTTATCTGCAGTCACACCTTCTACGATTTTCGTTACCCTCAGTCAACCACAGTCTGAAAATAttcaatggaaaattccagaaacaaccaattcataagttttaagtTGTGAGATGTTCTCAGTAGTGATATAAAATTGCATGCTGTCCTGCCTAGAAAATGAATCATCCCTGTGTCCAACATACCCATGCTGTATAAGCTGACGGCCTATTGGTCATCAACACTGTCTGCTCCTGACATCTAAGCACTAACATAGGCATGGCTTAATGATCTGGAttactcaaagtagttttgatttgcatttctctgatgattaaggatggtgagcattttttcatatgtgtgtaggccatgcgcctgtcttcttcagagaagtttctcttcaagtcccttgcccaccctgagatgggatcacttgttcttttcttgctaattggttattaaacctctgttggagacaaaacctgcaaatatcttctcccattctgagggctgtctgcttgctttacttactgtgtacttggctgtgcagaagctttttggtttgatcaggtcccagtagtgtatttttgatgctgcttcaattgcccaggggctcctcctcataaaatatttgcccaggccgatttcttcaagagttttccctgcactttcttaatatcatctaactccagtaagattagcccatatcacaaaatcccaagaccagagatgttggagtggatgtggagaaaagggaacacttctacactgctggtgggaatgcaaattaatatgttccttttggaaagatgttttgagaacacttaagagatctaaaaatagatctgccattcaatcttataattcttctactaggtatatacccagaagaccaaaaatcacataacaaagatatttgtaccagaatgttcataattgctaagtcatggaaaaagcccaagtgcccatcaatccacgaatggattaataaattgtggtatatgtacaccatggaatattatgcagccttaaagaaagatggagactttacctctttcatgtttacatggatggagctggaacatattcttcttagtaaagtatctcaagaatggaagaaaaagtatccaatgtactcagccctactatgaaactaatttatagctttcatatgaaagctataactcagttataacctaagaatatggggaaagggaggggaggcgaGGGAGGAggataggtagagggagggtaattgttgggaccacacctacagtgcatcttacaagggtacatgtgaaacttactaagtgtgGAGTAtgcatgtcttaacacaataactaagaaaatgccaggaaggctatgttaaccagtgtgatgaaaatatgtcaaatggtatataaaaccggtgtatggtgccccatgattgcattaatgtacacagctatgatttaataataattaaatttaaaaaaatgatttggatTACTGAAAGCAGATGATCCTGCTTCTGACATGTATGGTCAGAAGGTCAATAGTAACCTAATGTTACATCATAATGCTTATATCATTCTTCTTGCTTCACCTTATCACAAAAGACATCACTTCACCTCATAACAAGGGTGAGTACGTTATTAATATAatacagggtgttcataaagttgcacactattttaaattgcacagaaactttatggacaccctgtatctTGAGAGACCATATTCAcgtaatttttattacattactttgttataattgttctattgtGCTATTGTAGTTATTCTCTTATGG is a window from the Nycticebus coucang isolate mNycCou1 chromosome 11, mNycCou1.pri, whole genome shotgun sequence genome containing:
- the BMT2 gene encoding S-adenosylmethionine sensor upstream of mTORC1, encoding MEPGAGGRNATRGQGAGHPSTPPPREQERKLEQEKLSGVVKSVHRRLRKKYREVGDFDKIWREHCEDEETLCEYAVAMKNLADNHWAKTCEGEGRIEWCCSVCREYFQNGGKKKALEKDEKRAVLATKTTPALNMHESSKLEGHFTNLSFTNPEFITELLQTSGKIRLLDVGSCFNPFLKFEEFLTVGIDIVPAVESVYKCDFLNLQLQQPLQLAQDAIDAFLKQLKNPIDSLPGELFHVVVFSLLLSYFPSPYQRWICCKKAHELLVLNGLLLIITPDSSHQNRHAMMMKSWKIAIESLGFKRFKYSKFSHMHLMAFRKISLKTTSDLVSRNYPGMLYIPQDFNSIEDEEYANPSCYVRSDIEDEQLADGFTELPDAPYDSDSGESQASSIPFYELEDPILLLS